Proteins co-encoded in one Bremerella sp. TYQ1 genomic window:
- a CDS encoding glucose-1-phosphate adenylyltransferase: MRNVICLVLGGGRGTRLYPLTKYRSKPAVPLAGKYRLIDIPLSNCLNSQMNRIYVLTQFMSVSLHRHIRQTYRFDHFSGGFVELLAAQQTASEGSDWYQGTADAVRKNLRYIQQHGIDYVLILSGDQLYRMDYREMLDSHIESGADVSIAGLPVHSKDAGGLGIMKIDESGRVNGFVEKPKTPEELAHVRTDPAWIDARGIESGGRDCLASMGNYLFNRDTLVELLEKTDYQDFGKEIFPAAIRAKKVQMHMFDSYWEDIGTIKAFYESNLATLAPKPPFEFVEEEAPIFTRARFLPPTMVMEGNISNSMIADGCQIGSGCTIKNSVVGLRSVIEENVTIEDSVLMGCDYYATRMETEADESCGRPRMKIGAGSVIKGAIVDKNCHIGNNVRVVNSDNLPDKEYPEGVTIVDGIPVVEKGACIPDNWTLT; encoded by the coding sequence ATGCGTAATGTCATCTGCCTGGTGCTCGGCGGAGGCCGCGGAACTCGGCTCTACCCCCTCACCAAATACCGATCGAAGCCTGCCGTACCGTTGGCCGGTAAGTATCGCCTGATCGACATTCCCCTCTCCAACTGCTTAAACAGCCAGATGAATCGCATCTATGTGCTGACGCAGTTCATGTCGGTTAGCTTGCACCGCCACATTCGTCAGACCTATCGCTTCGATCACTTCAGCGGTGGTTTCGTCGAACTGCTTGCCGCTCAGCAAACTGCCAGCGAAGGCTCCGACTGGTACCAAGGCACCGCCGACGCCGTTCGCAAAAACCTGCGATACATTCAGCAGCACGGCATCGACTATGTGTTGATCCTTTCCGGCGACCAACTTTACCGGATGGACTACCGCGAAATGCTCGACTCGCACATCGAGTCTGGCGCGGACGTTTCCATCGCCGGGCTTCCGGTTCACTCGAAGGATGCCGGCGGTCTCGGCATCATGAAGATCGACGAATCAGGTCGCGTGAACGGCTTCGTCGAAAAGCCGAAGACCCCCGAAGAACTCGCTCATGTGCGAACTGATCCAGCTTGGATCGACGCTCGCGGCATTGAGTCTGGCGGACGCGACTGCCTGGCCAGCATGGGCAACTATCTGTTCAACCGCGACACGCTCGTCGAACTGCTCGAGAAGACCGACTACCAAGACTTTGGTAAAGAGATCTTCCCTGCTGCCATCCGTGCCAAAAAGGTTCAGATGCACATGTTCGATAGCTACTGGGAAGACATCGGTACGATCAAAGCGTTCTACGAATCGAATCTCGCGACGCTTGCTCCGAAGCCGCCGTTCGAGTTCGTGGAAGAAGAAGCTCCGATCTTCACGCGTGCTCGCTTCCTGCCGCCTACGATGGTCATGGAAGGCAACATCAGCAACAGTATGATCGCTGATGGCTGCCAGATCGGTTCCGGCTGCACCATTAAAAACAGCGTGGTCGGCCTGCGTAGCGTGATCGAAGAGAACGTCACCATCGAAGATTCGGTGCTGATGGGCTGCGACTACTACGCGACTCGCATGGAAACCGAAGCAGACGAATCGTGCGGACGGCCTCGCATGAAGATCGGTGCCGGCAGTGTCATCAAGGGTGCCATCGTCGATAAGAACTGCCACATCGGCAACAACGTTCGCGTGGTTAACAGCGACAATCTGCCTGACAAAGAGTACCCGGAAGGGGTCACGATTGTCGACGGGATTCCTGTCGTCGAGAAAGGCGCTTGCATCCCAGACAACTGGACGCTGACGTAA
- a CDS encoding 2-oxo acid dehydrogenase subunit E2, translated as MAIDVQLPDLGDGIESGDVLTVHVSVGDTVEKGQTLIEIETDKATVDVPSTEGGKIAKVHVKAGDTVAVHAPIVTLDGAASGGSSAPAEEPPKEEKAPEPEPPAAEEKAPEPAPAKEAPKPAPPKPAPAPATPPRMTTPPPAPVANTPSVDESVPAGPAVRRFAREVGVDLRNVQGSGPNGRIERDDVLRTVRDLNQGGGAATSAGTASAPAPSGSLPSLTGESTEDKYGPIRIEKMKKIRKVTAAQMSKSWTTAPRVTNFDDADITALEELRQQSKDDYAEAGVKLTTMPFLIKAVAVALREHPELNATIDMEQEQVIYKDYVNVGIAVDSDRGLLVPNMKNTDRMAIPDIARNLQQTAADIRGNSFEMSTLQGGTFTISNLGAIGGTYSTPIINVPEVAILLVGRSRKMPVVVKDQIVARLMMPMSLSYDHRLVDGATAQRFLNDVKSLLENPSKLLMAP; from the coding sequence ATGGCGATAGACGTACAACTGCCTGATCTGGGCGATGGAATTGAATCGGGTGACGTGCTGACCGTTCACGTTTCGGTTGGCGATACCGTCGAGAAGGGGCAAACCCTGATCGAAATCGAAACGGACAAAGCCACCGTCGACGTGCCGAGCACCGAAGGGGGCAAGATTGCCAAAGTTCACGTGAAAGCGGGCGACACGGTTGCCGTGCACGCTCCGATCGTGACTCTTGACGGCGCGGCTTCCGGCGGTTCCTCCGCACCTGCGGAAGAGCCCCCCAAGGAAGAAAAAGCTCCGGAACCAGAACCACCTGCCGCAGAAGAAAAGGCTCCCGAGCCAGCCCCTGCCAAGGAAGCTCCGAAGCCAGCACCTCCTAAACCGGCGCCTGCTCCGGCCACGCCACCTCGAATGACAACGCCACCGCCGGCGCCTGTGGCCAACACGCCAAGCGTGGACGAAAGCGTTCCTGCAGGTCCGGCCGTGCGTCGATTCGCTCGCGAAGTGGGTGTCGATCTGCGGAACGTCCAAGGTTCCGGCCCCAACGGCCGAATCGAACGTGACGACGTCCTGCGTACCGTTCGCGATCTTAACCAAGGCGGCGGAGCAGCCACGAGCGCCGGAACTGCTTCGGCTCCGGCTCCTTCCGGTTCGCTTCCTTCGCTGACCGGAGAATCGACCGAAGACAAATACGGACCTATTCGCATCGAAAAGATGAAGAAGATCCGTAAAGTCACCGCTGCTCAGATGTCCAAGAGCTGGACCACCGCTCCGCGTGTGACCAACTTCGACGACGCCGACATCACGGCCCTCGAAGAACTGCGTCAGCAAAGCAAAGACGACTACGCGGAAGCGGGCGTCAAGCTGACCACCATGCCGTTCCTGATCAAAGCGGTCGCCGTAGCTCTGCGAGAGCACCCGGAACTGAACGCCACGATCGACATGGAACAGGAACAAGTCATTTACAAGGACTACGTGAACGTCGGCATCGCTGTCGACTCGGACCGTGGTCTGCTCGTTCCGAACATGAAGAACACCGACCGCATGGCCATTCCTGACATCGCTCGTAATCTTCAGCAGACGGCTGCCGACATCCGCGGCAACTCGTTTGAAATGTCGACCCTGCAAGGCGGTACGTTCACCATCAGCAACCTCGGCGCCATCGGCGGTACCTACAGCACCCCGATCATCAACGTGCCGGAAGTCGCTATTCTGTTGGTCGGTCGCTCCCGCAAGATGCCGGTCGTCGTTAAAGACCAGATCGTCGCTCGCTTGATGATGCCAATGAGCCTCTCGTACGACCACCGCCTGGTCGACGGTGCTACGGCTCAGCGATTCCTGAACGACGTCAAGTCGCTCTTGGAAAACCCAAGCAAGTTGCTGATGGCCCCGTAA
- a CDS encoding SRPBCC family protein, with translation MTDIFVPNVHVQMLFHVPVPRVFQAFVDPAITTRFWFSHSSGPLKVGEDVQWEWRMFGVSTRVHVQEMEPDRRILMEWGDEGKRATVDWKFEQRDKDKCLVDVTNFGFIGTQEEVVNEAVDSMGGFSLVLANAKALLEHGIELRLIHDRFPDALVEEQAS, from the coding sequence ATGACCGACATCTTTGTGCCTAATGTGCATGTTCAAATGTTGTTCCATGTTCCTGTACCACGCGTCTTCCAGGCATTCGTCGACCCGGCGATCACGACTCGATTTTGGTTCAGTCACAGTAGCGGTCCATTGAAAGTCGGCGAAGACGTTCAATGGGAGTGGCGGATGTTCGGCGTGTCGACACGGGTACACGTCCAAGAGATGGAGCCGGACCGACGAATCTTGATGGAGTGGGGGGACGAAGGGAAACGAGCCACTGTCGACTGGAAATTCGAGCAGCGTGACAAGGATAAATGCCTGGTCGACGTTACGAACTTTGGATTTATCGGAACGCAGGAAGAAGTAGTCAACGAAGCGGTCGATTCGATGGGGGGCTTTTCGCTGGTGCTTGCCAACGCGAAAGCACTGCTGGAGCATGGAATCGAGTTGCGGCTGATCCACGATCGATTTCCTGACGCTCTTGTGGAAGAGCAAGCAAGCTGA
- a CDS encoding SRPBCC family protein: MGEFGKPLAKDTMQLERLLPGPIERVWAYLTESEKRGTWLASGDMELRVGGKVQLNFLHSSLSPQPEPTPERFKSMECGAGFEGTITQCDPPRLLAYTWGGDTSEVKFELTPSGDKVLLVITHTRLRDVDEMGLVASGWHTHLGILTDQLHDQTPRPFWATFLEVEQQYKQRLAEQDNSG; the protein is encoded by the coding sequence ATGGGTGAGTTTGGAAAACCGTTGGCGAAAGATACGATGCAGCTCGAGCGGTTATTGCCTGGCCCGATCGAGCGTGTCTGGGCCTACTTAACCGAGAGCGAGAAACGGGGCACATGGCTCGCTTCCGGCGACATGGAACTGCGCGTGGGCGGGAAAGTGCAGTTGAATTTCCTGCACTCAAGTCTTTCTCCGCAGCCTGAGCCAACGCCGGAGCGATTCAAATCGATGGAATGCGGCGCCGGCTTCGAGGGAACGATAACCCAGTGCGATCCCCCGCGGCTGCTGGCCTACACGTGGGGTGGTGATACTTCGGAAGTCAAATTCGAGCTAACCCCAAGCGGCGATAAAGTCTTGCTGGTAATCACCCACACACGACTTCGCGATGTCGACGAAATGGGCCTGGTCGCTTCCGGCTGGCATACCCATCTGGGCATCCTTACGGATCAACTGCACGACCAAACGCCCCGTCCGTTCTGGGCCACCTTCCTGGAAGTTGAACAGCAATACAAACAGCGACTCGCCGAGCAAGACAACTCGGGCTAG
- a CDS encoding VOC family protein, producing the protein MNLSSSPDVTTFLMFEGNAEQAMDLYVGLFENSRVEHISRYGPGEQGKEGSVQVATFTLNGQTLRCIDSPAPHEFTFTPAMSLYVTHADEKKIASYFETLSDGGQVLMPLGEYPFSKQFAWVQDKFGVSWQLSHSE; encoded by the coding sequence ATGAATCTTTCCAGCAGTCCTGACGTCACAACATTTCTGATGTTCGAAGGCAATGCCGAGCAAGCGATGGACTTGTATGTTGGCTTGTTCGAGAACTCCCGTGTGGAGCATATTTCTCGCTACGGACCTGGCGAGCAGGGGAAAGAGGGGAGCGTTCAAGTCGCGACGTTCACGTTGAATGGTCAAACGCTTCGCTGCATCGACAGTCCGGCTCCGCATGAATTTACATTCACCCCGGCCATGTCGTTGTATGTCACACACGCAGATGAAAAGAAGATTGCGAGCTACTTCGAGACACTTTCCGACGGCGGCCAGGTTTTGATGCCGCTCGGCGAGTACCCTTTCAGCAAGCAGTTTGCCTGGGTGCAAGACAAGTTTGGCGTGTCGTGGCAACTAAGCCATTCGGAATGA
- a CDS encoding zinc-ribbon domain-containing protein has protein sequence MSKLFIVCPSCQTKYPVADQKLAGKKVTCKKCSEKFVAKIMAATPKKAAKPATSPAPAPADDPFNDPLGDDLFADMQASSSEGPALSSLPPKKRTKSSGSFPIVPVVLGGVGLLVVGILVITVVSLASNGLGDLGGSGGGFASNSVDESAVQQHRDIAMKQHNSTIKFIEAIEAIQGDGDLPGFKQKIEGLTREMESLAESVKTVPAIPEERVQEINKENKQRLLKLEGRMRAAGEKLRQFNKPDVMSTVVKYQGSLGKVIAALNSVHVNAQKENELLQNVSYETKNKPGDSPEMLFKYVLDDYEIINLLLSKLSDRSKQESRLRQIQSLQANIKACAEQLRDTSVFLSEDLAPAISEYGSKTQQADNQTRSTLNRVANEGLSGTSAQLAKSAQQQANEINSLWKVINGPRPVRVDGDLIGPSAFCFSAQESETFLKRFEQFKQSTNDDRPVVLFVDRRMEKQIEEWKSSRRETNYETFDTQLMIILFKHFDRGDRWFGPGVEFKEVADVNVVIIPYDPNAGSTSPAESTPSRPSGPPIPRPGMTGPPGFPPGGPGRGMPQRPRFDEMPAKMIAEFGAENVVRIETPRISPEESKKYREVITPWMTKNTHVSWYNSSVGVQVMQFPYDGDVLELSEKITFGEVEEVLVDERLIRLKSISFP, from the coding sequence ATGTCGAAGCTCTTCATCGTCTGTCCCAGCTGCCAAACCAAGTATCCCGTTGCCGACCAAAAGCTTGCCGGCAAGAAGGTGACTTGCAAGAAATGCTCGGAAAAGTTCGTCGCGAAAATCATGGCGGCCACGCCGAAAAAAGCTGCTAAGCCTGCTACGTCTCCAGCTCCGGCGCCTGCCGACGATCCATTCAACGATCCGCTTGGCGACGACTTATTCGCCGACATGCAGGCCTCCTCGTCCGAAGGCCCTGCGCTCAGTTCGCTGCCGCCGAAGAAGCGAACCAAGTCTTCCGGTTCCTTTCCGATCGTGCCGGTCGTCCTGGGGGGCGTTGGGTTATTGGTCGTCGGAATTCTCGTGATTACCGTCGTGTCGCTCGCGTCCAACGGGCTCGGCGACCTCGGCGGATCCGGGGGCGGATTCGCTTCCAACTCGGTCGATGAAAGCGCGGTCCAGCAGCATCGCGATATCGCCATGAAGCAGCACAACAGTACCATCAAGTTTATCGAGGCGATTGAAGCGATTCAGGGCGACGGCGATCTGCCTGGCTTCAAACAAAAAATCGAAGGCCTCACCCGGGAAATGGAATCGCTCGCCGAAAGTGTCAAAACGGTTCCCGCGATTCCCGAGGAACGTGTCCAAGAGATCAACAAAGAGAACAAGCAGCGGCTCCTCAAACTCGAAGGAAGGATGCGAGCAGCCGGCGAGAAGCTACGGCAATTTAACAAGCCCGATGTCATGTCTACGGTCGTCAAATATCAAGGCTCGCTCGGTAAAGTCATCGCGGCTTTAAACTCCGTGCATGTCAACGCTCAAAAGGAAAACGAACTGCTGCAGAACGTCAGCTACGAAACGAAGAACAAGCCGGGCGATTCGCCCGAGATGCTCTTCAAGTATGTGTTGGACGATTACGAGATCATCAATTTGCTACTCTCCAAGTTGTCCGATCGTAGCAAGCAGGAGAGTCGGTTGCGACAGATTCAAAGTCTGCAAGCGAATATCAAAGCGTGCGCCGAGCAGCTGCGTGATACCTCGGTTTTCCTTTCCGAGGACCTCGCTCCGGCGATTTCCGAGTATGGTTCGAAGACGCAACAAGCCGATAACCAAACGCGATCCACGTTAAACCGAGTGGCCAACGAAGGTTTGTCCGGTACATCCGCTCAGCTGGCCAAGTCTGCCCAGCAGCAGGCGAATGAAATCAATAGTCTGTGGAAAGTGATCAACGGGCCGCGGCCGGTTCGAGTCGATGGCGACTTGATCGGCCCGTCGGCGTTCTGTTTTTCAGCCCAGGAATCCGAAACATTTCTGAAACGCTTTGAGCAGTTCAAACAAAGCACCAACGACGATCGTCCCGTCGTTCTATTCGTCGATCGCCGCATGGAGAAGCAGATCGAAGAGTGGAAGTCGTCCCGACGCGAAACAAATTACGAAACGTTCGACACGCAATTGATGATCATCCTCTTCAAGCACTTTGATCGGGGCGATCGTTGGTTCGGCCCCGGCGTCGAATTCAAAGAGGTTGCGGATGTCAACGTGGTCATCATTCCGTACGATCCCAACGCCGGCAGTACGTCTCCTGCCGAGTCAACTCCCAGTCGTCCAAGTGGTCCTCCGATACCACGTCCAGGGATGACCGGACCTCCAGGATTTCCGCCCGGCGGTCCTGGCCGAGGTATGCCTCAGCGGCCTCGGTTTGATGAGATGCCTGCCAAAATGATCGCGGAGTTCGGCGCCGAGAATGTCGTTCGGATCGAGACGCCCAGAATTTCCCCGGAAGAAAGCAAGAAGTATCGCGAGGTCATCACTCCCTGGATGACGAAGAACACGCACGTGTCCTGGTACAATTCCAGCGTCGGCGTTCAGGTCATGCAGTTTCCCTACGACGGCGACGTCTTGGAGCTTTCCGAAAAGATCACCTTCGGTGAAGTCGAAGAAGTACTCGTCGACGAGCGTCTGATCCGATTGAAATCGATATCCTTTCCGTAG
- the aceE gene encoding pyruvate dehydrogenase (acetyl-transferring), homodimeric type, whose amino-acid sequence MANAKMMPAEENLMRNNPSTFAADVDPAETQEWLDSLDYVLEGKGEDRVRFLLSALENQAHARGVDIPFAANTPYINTIHSSEQPAYPGNREFERRIKSIIRWNAMAMVTRANKNFEGLGGHISTFASSATLVEVAFNHFLRGRGSGYEGDQVYFQGHASPGIYSRAFVEGRLTEKNLENFRRELQPEMGLSSYPHPWLMEDFWEFPTVSMGLGPICSIYQARFNRYMHDRGLKDTSKTRVWAFLGDGECDEPETLGAISLASREQLDNLTWVINCNLQRLDGPVRGNGKIIQELEAVFRGAGWNVIKVVWGSDWDPLLKADKTGLLVKRMEEVVDGQYQKYVVESGEYIRKHFFGKYPELLELVKNYSDEKLQKLTRGGHDPEKVYAAYKAATECKGKPTVVIAKTIKGYGLGEAGEGRNVTHNQKKLNEEELREFRTRFSIPISDEEVAKAPFYRPPEDSAEMRYLKKRREELGGPVPSRPTNHPVSTVPSMEEYKEFLGGSKGKEMSTTMGFVRLLSKLCKDKNIGENIVPIVPDESRTFGMEGMFRQVGIYAHSGQLYEPVDSDQLMYYKEAKDGQILEEGITEAGSMSSFIAAGNAYSQHGINMIPFFIYYSMFGFQRIGDLVWCAADTRAKGFLIGGTAGRTTLNGEGLQHQDGHSHLNAIAFPTVRSYDVCYAYETAVITLDGMKKLYEEGETAIYYITVGNENYAMPEMPAGAEEGIIRGMYKLNAEAAEKPRATVQLMGSGTITRCVLDAAKILAEKYNIASDVWAVTSYTELRRDAQSCERWNMFHPTEDPKQSYLEKIMDGVEGPFISASDNVRAWAEQIRPYLPGNMVALGTDGMGRSETREALRRHFEVDAESVVIATLYELARTGVIERQEVAQAIQDLNFDAEKPNPYFA is encoded by the coding sequence ATGGCGAACGCCAAAATGATGCCTGCCGAAGAGAACTTGATGCGGAACAACCCGTCGACCTTCGCTGCAGACGTGGACCCGGCTGAAACGCAAGAGTGGCTCGACTCACTCGATTACGTGTTGGAAGGAAAAGGCGAGGACCGGGTCCGCTTTCTTCTTTCCGCCTTGGAAAACCAGGCACACGCACGCGGCGTCGATATTCCATTCGCCGCGAATACGCCGTATATCAATACGATCCACTCGTCGGAACAACCGGCTTATCCCGGCAACCGCGAGTTTGAACGCCGTATCAAGAGCATCATCCGCTGGAATGCGATGGCGATGGTGACTCGGGCCAATAAGAACTTTGAAGGGCTCGGCGGCCATATCAGCACGTTCGCTTCGAGTGCTACGCTCGTCGAAGTGGCTTTCAATCACTTCCTGCGTGGTCGTGGCAGCGGTTACGAAGGAGATCAGGTCTACTTCCAGGGACACGCTTCGCCGGGGATTTACTCGCGAGCATTCGTCGAAGGGCGTTTGACCGAAAAGAACCTCGAAAACTTCCGCCGCGAATTGCAGCCGGAAATGGGCCTGTCGTCCTATCCGCACCCTTGGCTGATGGAAGACTTCTGGGAATTCCCAACGGTCTCGATGGGCTTGGGACCAATCTGCTCGATCTATCAGGCTCGCTTCAACCGCTATATGCACGATCGCGGTTTGAAGGACACCAGCAAGACCCGCGTCTGGGCGTTCCTGGGCGACGGCGAATGTGACGAACCAGAAACCTTGGGTGCAATCAGCCTCGCTTCCCGCGAACAGCTGGACAACCTGACGTGGGTGATCAACTGTAACCTGCAGCGTCTCGATGGTCCCGTTCGTGGTAACGGCAAGATCATTCAAGAGCTGGAAGCGGTCTTCCGCGGTGCCGGTTGGAACGTCATCAAAGTGGTTTGGGGAAGCGACTGGGATCCGCTGTTGAAAGCGGACAAAACCGGCCTGCTCGTCAAACGGATGGAAGAAGTCGTCGACGGTCAGTACCAGAAGTATGTCGTCGAATCAGGCGAATACATCCGTAAGCACTTCTTCGGCAAGTATCCAGAACTGCTGGAACTGGTGAAGAACTACTCGGACGAAAAGCTACAGAAGCTGACCCGTGGTGGTCACGACCCCGAGAAGGTTTACGCCGCCTACAAAGCCGCCACCGAATGCAAAGGCAAGCCGACTGTCGTCATCGCCAAGACGATCAAAGGATATGGCCTCGGCGAAGCGGGTGAAGGGCGAAACGTTACCCACAACCAGAAGAAGCTCAACGAAGAAGAGCTGCGAGAGTTCCGAACCCGCTTCAGCATTCCGATTTCGGACGAAGAAGTGGCAAAGGCTCCGTTCTACCGTCCGCCCGAAGATAGCGCCGAAATGCGTTACCTGAAAAAGCGACGTGAAGAATTGGGCGGTCCGGTTCCTTCGCGACCGACGAATCATCCTGTCTCGACTGTCCCTTCGATGGAAGAGTACAAGGAATTCCTCGGCGGCAGCAAGGGGAAGGAAATGTCGACGACGATGGGTTTCGTCCGACTTCTTTCCAAGCTGTGCAAAGACAAAAACATTGGCGAGAACATCGTGCCGATCGTCCCAGACGAATCGCGTACCTTCGGTATGGAAGGCATGTTCCGCCAAGTCGGTATCTACGCCCACAGTGGCCAGTTGTACGAGCCGGTCGACTCCGATCAGCTGATGTACTACAAGGAAGCCAAAGACGGTCAGATCCTGGAAGAAGGGATCACCGAAGCGGGCTCGATGTCGTCGTTTATTGCCGCGGGTAATGCCTATTCGCAGCACGGCATCAACATGATTCCGTTCTTCATTTACTACAGCATGTTCGGCTTCCAACGCATCGGCGACTTGGTCTGGTGTGCTGCCGATACGCGTGCCAAGGGTTTCCTGATCGGCGGTACCGCTGGTCGCACGACCCTCAACGGCGAAGGGCTTCAGCACCAGGACGGCCACAGCCACCTGAATGCGATCGCCTTCCCGACGGTTCGTTCGTACGACGTTTGCTACGCCTACGAAACGGCGGTCATCACGCTGGACGGCATGAAGAAGCTGTACGAAGAAGGCGAAACGGCCATCTACTACATCACCGTCGGCAACGAAAACTACGCGATGCCGGAAATGCCCGCAGGTGCCGAAGAAGGCATCATCCGCGGCATGTACAAGCTGAATGCGGAAGCGGCTGAAAAGCCACGTGCGACCGTTCAGCTGATGGGTAGCGGTACGATCACTCGCTGCGTGCTCGACGCTGCGAAGATTCTCGCCGAGAAATACAACATTGCCAGCGATGTCTGGGCAGTGACCAGCTACACCGAGCTTCGCCGAGATGCTCAGTCGTGTGAACGCTGGAACATGTTCCATCCAACCGAAGATCCGAAGCAGTCTTACCTTGAAAAGATTATGGACGGCGTCGAAGGCCCGTTCATCTCGGCTTCGGACAACGTTCGTGCTTGGGCCGAACAGATTCGACCTTACCTGCCTGGCAACATGGTTGCTTTGGGAACCGACGGCATGGGCCGCAGCGAAACTCGCGAAGCCCTGCGTCGTCACTTCGAGGTGGACGCCGAATCGGTGGTCATTGCTACGCTTTATGAACTGGCTCGTACCGGGGTCATCGAGCGTCAGGAAGTGGCCCAGGCCATCCAGGATTTGAACTTCGACGCGGAAAAGCCAAATCCGTACTTCGCCTAA
- a CDS encoding inorganic diphosphatase, with protein MTHAWHDVTPGEAIPREFCAVIEIPTGSSIKYELDKDTGLLRMDRMLYSAVHYPANYGFVPQTLAEDDDPLDVLVLCQEPVAPLTLITARAVGLMTMVDSGKLDHKIIAVAVTDPEYSSYNEAIDLPNHRRNMLRRFFQDYKMLEGKSVEVDEILPSELALPIINEALERYSEQRRRGFYRK; from the coding sequence ATGACGCACGCTTGGCATGACGTGACCCCCGGTGAGGCAATTCCTAGGGAATTTTGTGCGGTCATCGAGATCCCGACCGGTTCCAGCATCAAGTACGAACTGGACAAAGACACCGGGCTGCTGCGAATGGACCGCATGCTCTACTCGGCGGTCCACTACCCCGCCAATTACGGTTTCGTCCCACAGACGCTTGCCGAAGATGACGATCCGCTCGACGTGCTGGTCCTTTGCCAGGAACCAGTCGCTCCGCTGACGCTGATTACCGCTCGTGCGGTTGGCTTGATGACGATGGTCGATAGCGGCAAGCTCGACCATAAAATCATTGCCGTGGCGGTCACCGATCCTGAATACTCTTCTTACAACGAAGCGATCGATCTGCCGAATCATCGCCGAAACATGTTGCGACGCTTCTTCCAAGACTACAAGATGTTGGAAGGCAAGTCGGTCGAGGTGGACGAGATCCTTCCATCCGAATTGGCCCTGCCGATCATCAATGAAGCCCTGGAACGCTACAGCGAACAGCGTCGACGCGGGTTTTATCGAAAGTAG
- a CDS encoding helix-turn-helix transcriptional regulator has product MMSTTQEARLDRTLVALADPTRRAILRQLSRGETRVTDLAKPFDISLNSVSKHIRMLEKANLVLRRRAGREHWLRFNREPLDEAAAWIESQRTFWNDRLDALEAELNKPEP; this is encoded by the coding sequence ATGATGTCGACCACTCAGGAAGCAAGACTTGATCGAACGTTGGTCGCTTTGGCCGATCCGACGCGCAGGGCCATTTTGCGGCAATTGTCGCGAGGGGAAACGCGTGTCACCGACCTGGCCAAACCGTTCGACATTTCGCTCAATTCGGTTTCGAAGCATATCCGCATGCTGGAGAAAGCGAACTTGGTGCTGCGGCGCCGTGCCGGTCGCGAGCATTGGCTGCGATTCAATCGAGAGCCACTCGACGAAGCGGCGGCATGGATCGAGTCGCAGCGAACATTTTGGAACGACCGGCTGGATGCCCTCGAAGCAGAACTGAATAAGCCTGAACCGTAA